Proteins co-encoded in one Vibrio fortis genomic window:
- a CDS encoding YtfJ family protein, with protein MKNKTLLALLAAASPLFANAHNLTVGETLPPVSVTAHGEITLNDGSTGYQAWATTDMLGKVRVVQAIAGRSSSKELNAPLMAAITASKFPEDAYQTTTIINQDDAIWGTGSFVKSSAESSKEEFPWSSMVLDEEGTAASAWALQEESSAIIVQDKQGKVLFVKEGALNESEVSEVIQLIKANL; from the coding sequence ATGAAAAACAAAACTCTACTGGCTTTATTAGCCGCAGCCTCTCCACTCTTCGCCAATGCTCACAACCTAACGGTCGGCGAAACTCTACCACCTGTCAGCGTCACTGCTCATGGTGAAATCACCTTAAATGACGGTTCGACAGGCTATCAAGCTTGGGCAACCACAGACATGCTAGGTAAGGTACGCGTTGTTCAAGCGATTGCTGGACGCAGCAGCTCGAAAGAGCTCAATGCTCCTCTAATGGCAGCGATTACCGCTTCTAAATTTCCAGAAGATGCTTACCAAACCACAACCATCATTAACCAAGATGATGCCATCTGGGGTACCGGTTCTTTTGTGAAGTCATCGGCAGAAAGCAGCAAGGAAGAGTTTCCTTGGTCTTCAATGGTACTGGATGAAGAAGGTACCGCAGCATCTGCTTGGGCTCTACAAGAAGAGAGCTCTGCGATTATCGTTCAAGACAAACAAGGTAAAGTCCTATTTGTAAAAGAAGGGGCGTTAAACGAATCCGAAGTCTCTGAAGTCATTCAACTTATTAAAGCAAATCTTTAA
- a CDS encoding DUF2607 family protein — protein MWRAHSLTTRRSVLCMLGLMIMLSWSVAHHIVDADIEHHTHHQCELFSASQLGFAHDLPQLPELSINFIVLTSEPARKLQRLYFAYLARSPPVKMT, from the coding sequence ATCTGGCGAGCCCACTCACTCACAACTAGACGTTCTGTCCTGTGCATGCTCGGGTTAATGATCATGTTGTCGTGGTCTGTGGCCCACCACATCGTTGATGCCGACATTGAACACCACACACACCATCAATGTGAACTTTTTTCAGCCAGTCAGCTTGGTTTTGCTCACGATTTACCACAACTGCCTGAATTAAGTATCAATTTCATTGTCCTAACCAGTGAACCAGCTCGTAAGCTACAAAGACTATACTTTGCTTATCTCGCGCGTTCACCACCTGTGAAGATGACTTAA
- the zrgA gene encoding zinc uptake protein ZrgA, which translates to MKPSILAAVIGMTVSATAIADDHFRSHDAHVHGAVEVNIAQDGNELLVEVTAPGADVVGFEHAPQTPEQVAALEKATALLNQPSKLFMFEGADCTLEYKSVTHTLGEDEHEGHDHDDHKGHDHDKHDHDDHEGHDHDKHDHDDHEGHDHDKHEHHDHEGHDHDKHEHHDHEGHDHAAGGHGEFTIEYHYQCSNVAKLDTVETQWFSNFANTESITVNLLTDRVQTQQKLAPNNTSFRF; encoded by the coding sequence ATGAAACCTTCTATTTTAGCCGCTGTTATCGGCATGACTGTATCTGCTACCGCTATCGCTGATGATCACTTCCGTTCTCATGATGCTCACGTTCACGGAGCGGTTGAAGTCAATATCGCTCAAGATGGCAACGAGCTTTTGGTTGAAGTAACCGCTCCAGGTGCTGATGTTGTTGGTTTTGAGCACGCACCTCAGACACCAGAGCAAGTCGCAGCACTAGAAAAAGCAACTGCGCTACTGAATCAACCAAGTAAGCTATTCATGTTCGAAGGTGCGGATTGTACGCTAGAGTACAAATCTGTAACTCATACCTTGGGTGAAGACGAGCATGAAGGCCATGATCACGACGACCACAAAGGTCACGACCATGACAAACATGATCATGATGACCACGAAGGGCACGACCATGACAAACATGATCACGATGACCACGAAGGTCACGACCATGACAAGCATGAGCACCATGACCACGAAGGTCACGACCATGACAAGCATGAGCACCATGACCACGAAGGTCACGACCATGCTGCAGGTGGGCACGGTGAGTTCACTATTGAATACCATTACCAATGTTCAAACGTGGCTAAATTAGACACAGTTGAGACACAGTGGTTTTCTAACTTTGCCAATACAGAATCAATCACAGTTAATCTATTAACAGATCGTGTACAGACTCAACAGAAGCTAGCACCAAACAACACTAGCTTCCGTTTCTAA
- a CDS encoding ABC transporter ATP-binding protein: MSFDQSSLVVKLENVSFRWKPDLPPTLEIPSLHIHAKEHLFIKGPSGCGKSTLLGLLTGINQAQQGEVSILGQDLNQLSPRQRDKFRADHIGYIFQQFNLLPYLSVTDNVTLPCQFSNIRKQNVIQGNSGLKATAETLLQRLKLPEALMDKPVTELSIGQQQRVAAARALMGQPQIIIADEPTSALDHDNREAFIELLLEQADQANSTLIFVSHDPTLEKLFTRSIDLTTVNQAKAIV, translated from the coding sequence ATGTCCTTTGACCAATCATCGCTTGTCGTTAAATTGGAAAATGTCAGTTTCCGATGGAAGCCAGACCTACCACCAACGCTCGAAATACCCTCTCTTCATATCCATGCCAAAGAGCACCTTTTTATTAAAGGGCCAAGTGGCTGTGGAAAATCAACATTACTAGGGTTATTGACGGGAATAAACCAAGCACAGCAAGGTGAGGTTTCTATCTTAGGTCAAGACCTAAACCAACTATCGCCGCGTCAACGCGACAAGTTTAGAGCCGACCACATAGGCTATATTTTCCAGCAATTTAATCTGTTGCCCTATCTATCTGTAACGGACAACGTGACACTACCTTGCCAGTTTTCCAACATCAGAAAGCAAAATGTCATTCAGGGAAATAGTGGATTAAAGGCAACCGCAGAAACCCTTCTTCAAAGGCTTAAATTGCCGGAAGCATTGATGGATAAGCCAGTAACCGAGCTCAGCATTGGCCAACAACAACGTGTTGCGGCCGCAAGAGCGTTAATGGGGCAGCCACAAATCATTATTGCCGATGAACCAACATCCGCACTAGACCATGACAACAGAGAAGCCTTCATTGAACTGCTGCTCGAGCAAGCGGACCAAGCTAACTCTACGCTTATCTTTGTGAGTCACGATCCCACACTGGAAAAGCTGTTCACACGCAGCATCGACCTTACGACCGTAAACCAAGCGAAGGCTATCGTATGA
- a CDS encoding ABC transporter permease, protein MKVITHLALKSVLNRKATAILTILTVAVSVILLLGVERVRTEAKSSFANTISGTDLIVGGRSGQVNLLLYSVFRIGNATNNIDWKSYQEFSQHKAVKWAIPISLGDSHKGFRVMGTNHSYFEHYRYGSKQLLTIEQGREFNELFDVVIGADIAKKLNYKIGDKIILAHGISDVAFSRHDNLPFTVVGIIAPTGTPVDKTVHVSLEAIEAIHVGWESGANLGHTPDAETLKTYDFQPKQITAMMLGLNSKIQTFALQREINTYHQEPLSAIMPGIALHELWGMMAVAEQALLVVSGFVVVAGLLGMLSSLLTSLQERRREMAILRAMGARPRHVFGLLISEASALTFLGITLGVGLLFGLIAVVAPIVQQSYGINISISAITPHEWKLIMMVQVAGIIIGFIPAFRAYRQSLADGMTIRI, encoded by the coding sequence ATGAAAGTAATTACTCACTTAGCACTCAAAAGTGTGCTAAATCGTAAGGCCACCGCCATTCTTACGATTCTTACCGTAGCCGTTTCCGTCATTCTTTTGCTTGGCGTAGAGCGTGTACGTACAGAAGCCAAAAGCAGTTTCGCCAACACCATTTCAGGAACTGACCTTATTGTTGGCGGCCGTTCTGGACAGGTTAACTTGCTGCTCTATTCAGTATTTAGAATCGGCAACGCAACGAATAACATCGACTGGAAAAGCTACCAAGAGTTCAGCCAGCACAAAGCGGTAAAATGGGCGATCCCAATCTCACTCGGTGATTCGCACAAAGGTTTCCGCGTCATGGGTACTAACCACAGCTATTTTGAACACTATCGCTACGGCAGTAAGCAACTACTTACTATCGAGCAAGGACGTGAGTTTAATGAGCTATTTGATGTGGTTATCGGTGCTGATATCGCGAAAAAGCTCAACTATAAGATTGGCGATAAAATCATCTTAGCGCACGGTATTAGTGATGTGGCATTCAGTCGCCACGACAACCTGCCATTTACTGTCGTCGGTATCATTGCTCCAACAGGAACACCAGTAGACAAAACGGTACACGTGTCACTGGAAGCTATTGAAGCTATTCACGTTGGCTGGGAGTCAGGGGCTAACCTCGGCCATACACCAGATGCCGAGACACTTAAAACCTACGACTTTCAACCAAAACAGATCACGGCAATGATGCTTGGCTTAAACTCCAAGATTCAGACATTCGCACTGCAACGTGAAATCAACACCTACCATCAAGAACCACTGAGCGCAATCATGCCTGGTATTGCTTTACATGAATTATGGGGCATGATGGCGGTTGCGGAGCAGGCACTACTCGTTGTATCTGGTTTTGTCGTTGTGGCGGGACTACTCGGCATGCTCAGCAGTCTACTGACTAGCTTGCAAGAGCGTCGCAGAGAGATGGCTATCTTACGAGCGATGGGCGCAAGACCAAGGCATGTATTCGGTCTACTGATCAGTGAAGCCAGTGCGCTTACTTTCCTTGGTATTACGTTAGGCGTCGGATTACTCTTTGGTTTAATTGCAGTAGTTGCTCCTATCGTGCAACAAAGTTATGGTATCAACATATCAATATCCGCAATCACCCCACATGAGTGGAAACTCATTATGATGGTTCAGGTTGCTGGAATTATCATTGGCTTTATTCCCGCATTCCGAGCGTATCGTCAATCTCTTGCTGATGGCATGACCATTCGAATCTAA
- a CDS encoding DUF3299 domain-containing protein — MQHKLLLILGLLLFPFATTAYAEAPSTEESVLTLEWIDLIPESERAQLDPFGMPTVDHSQESPQQSKLGAVRPELNGSKVKIPGFVIPLEGDENMITEFLLVPYFGACIHVPPPPPNQIIYVKFPKGAPIQQLWDVIYLVGTLKTETITHDLAQTGYLIEGVAIEEYDDM; from the coding sequence ATGCAGCACAAACTCTTGCTGATCCTTGGGTTGCTTCTTTTTCCGTTTGCGACAACCGCATACGCAGAAGCACCATCAACAGAAGAATCCGTCCTTACTTTGGAATGGATTGACCTAATTCCAGAATCGGAACGTGCCCAGCTCGACCCTTTTGGCATGCCAACCGTCGATCACAGCCAGGAAAGCCCTCAACAATCTAAACTAGGCGCTGTTCGTCCAGAACTGAATGGCAGCAAAGTAAAGATTCCAGGTTTTGTTATCCCGCTTGAAGGAGATGAGAATATGATCACCGAGTTTCTACTGGTGCCATATTTCGGAGCATGTATTCACGTTCCGCCACCGCCACCAAACCAGATCATCTATGTGAAGTTTCCAAAAGGCGCACCGATTCAACAATTGTGGGATGTTATCTATTTAGTGGGAACACTGAAAACAGAAACCATTACGCACGATTTGGCGCAGACTGGCTATCTAATTGAAGGGGTAGCAATCGAAGAATACGACGATATGTAG
- a CDS encoding TIGR03899 family protein gives MSDSQQPVIIEHVNDTAPKQEKKPHIADSASRMLNIAQNFGLDALLSPGSKSSDKGEKSLIERALLREKKRKELRQKNLEQILKLAHMSCKDEAAGDPDQDWLYRFFDMAQEIHNSSMQRLWAQVLKREVTNPGSTSMKALKILQDMTPKEALTLQRAASLACSFGSDHSRKLLLGFKTQAGLFSFGKRTGASTINLGSHNLPYSSLLHLIELGILHGTELESGEIDFDPALNLTYQGKQMAITPLSKGVKLVYYRFSPTGNELCVLLGNKPNSAYYDQLIALLNQKFTVQAEAKPGSVNHTV, from the coding sequence ATGTCTGACTCTCAACAACCCGTGATCATTGAACACGTGAATGACACCGCTCCCAAGCAAGAAAAAAAGCCCCATATTGCTGACAGCGCCAGTCGCATGCTCAATATCGCCCAGAACTTCGGTTTAGATGCTCTGCTTAGCCCAGGAAGTAAATCGTCAGATAAAGGTGAGAAATCGCTAATAGAGCGAGCACTGCTGCGAGAAAAGAAGCGTAAAGAGCTACGTCAAAAGAACCTTGAACAGATCCTAAAATTAGCGCACATGTCGTGCAAAGATGAAGCAGCTGGCGACCCAGACCAAGACTGGCTGTATCGATTTTTCGACATGGCTCAAGAGATCCATAATAGCTCGATGCAGAGATTGTGGGCTCAAGTGCTAAAGAGAGAAGTGACCAATCCAGGCTCGACCTCAATGAAGGCACTGAAAATCCTGCAAGATATGACACCTAAAGAGGCACTAACTCTACAACGCGCTGCTTCGTTAGCATGTAGCTTTGGTAGCGACCATAGCCGCAAGCTATTGCTCGGTTTCAAAACGCAGGCGGGCTTATTCAGTTTTGGTAAAAGAACTGGCGCTAGCACTATCAATTTGGGCAGCCATAACCTGCCCTATTCAAGCTTATTGCATCTCATTGAGCTCGGTATTCTGCATGGAACAGAATTGGAATCCGGTGAAATTGATTTTGACCCAGCACTCAACCTAACCTATCAAGGAAAGCAGATGGCCATTACGCCGCTCTCAAAAGGGGTGAAACTTGTCTATTATCGCTTCAGCCCAACCGGTAATGAACTGTGTGTGCTGCTCGGAAATAAGCCTAATAGTGCCTATTATGACCAGCTTATTGCGCTGTTAAATCAGAAGTTTACGGTACAGGCCGAAGCGAAACCTGGCAGCGTAAACCACACCGTATAA
- the cysC gene encoding adenylyl-sulfate kinase, producing MTTAVKPKDENIVWHEHSVDKAFRSQLKSQKPAVLWFTGLSGSGKSTVAGALETRLAQLGYHTYLLDGDNVRHGLCSDLGFSEQDRRENIRRIGELAKLMADAGLIVLSAFISPHKAERELVRNLLPDGEFLEVYVNTPIEVCEQRDPKGLYKKARAGEIPNFTGISSVYEAPETPEIDLPAGDKTLDELVEQCIEALEARQIIAN from the coding sequence ATGACCACTGCAGTGAAACCGAAAGACGAGAATATCGTGTGGCATGAGCACTCTGTTGATAAAGCCTTTCGCTCTCAACTCAAGTCACAAAAACCAGCGGTATTGTGGTTTACAGGGTTATCGGGTTCAGGTAAATCGACGGTGGCTGGTGCGTTAGAAACTCGCTTAGCACAGCTGGGTTACCATACTTATCTTCTCGATGGCGATAATGTTCGACATGGATTGTGTAGTGATCTGGGTTTTTCAGAGCAAGATCGCCGTGAGAACATTCGTCGTATTGGTGAGCTCGCCAAGCTGATGGCCGATGCCGGTCTCATCGTACTTTCTGCCTTTATCTCTCCTCATAAAGCTGAGCGTGAGTTAGTACGAAATCTATTACCCGATGGTGAGTTTTTAGAGGTTTATGTGAACACGCCAATCGAGGTGTGTGAGCAGCGTGACCCTAAAGGACTTTATAAGAAAGCAAGAGCAGGTGAGATCCCGAATTTTACAGGCATCAGCTCCGTTTATGAGGCTCCTGAAACGCCAGAGATCGATCTTCCTGCTGGTGATAAGACATTAGATGAGCTGGTGGAGCAGTGTATTGAAGCATTAGAAGCTCGCCAGATTATTGCTAACTAA